A stretch of Paenibacillus sp. URB8-2 DNA encodes these proteins:
- the nadB gene encoding L-aspartate oxidase: MIPQYLVDFDLRELPTVETDCIVIGSGIAGLFTAIKASEDRRVIMITKKSLMESNTRYAQGGIAAVIAEDDSPLYHRQDTLMAGAGLCSSASVDALVNEGPEGVRELIRLGTLFDKEDGVLALTQEGAHSHRRILHANGDATGYEIVRALVQQVLEHHNIEVWDDHFVIDLITDDGECVGALVQKPNGERLFLKGDATVLCSGGAGQLYRYTTNPEIATGDGVAIAYRAGAHIRDMEFIQFHPTALSYPGAPRFLISEAVRGEGAVLRNIKGERFMEKYHELLELAPRDVVARAIVSEMEETKSTFVYLDITHESADMVKHRFPTIYKTCIGYGLDITSDWIPVAPAAHYMMGGIKTDLNGESSIPRLFACGEVSSTGVHGANRLASNSLSEAIVFGRRIIERVRSLPKLNKTHISAGCDQGRQEHPTQAMVERRLKLQKIMVRYVGLRRNEEMLLKGLEELNRQLPIFGGALTKREDYEFANMLICSLLVTESALAREESRGAHYREDFPQRDDEYWRKHLLQIRELGIVEETSDDV; this comes from the coding sequence ATGATTCCACAATATTTGGTTGATTTCGACCTGCGGGAGCTCCCAACCGTAGAAACAGATTGCATCGTCATCGGCTCCGGCATTGCCGGACTGTTCACAGCTATCAAGGCCAGTGAGGATCGGCGGGTCATTATGATTACGAAGAAGTCGCTGATGGAGAGCAACACGCGTTATGCTCAAGGAGGGATCGCCGCCGTAATCGCGGAGGACGATTCGCCGCTATACCATCGGCAGGACACTTTAATGGCCGGCGCCGGGCTGTGCTCCTCGGCATCCGTAGATGCGCTCGTGAATGAAGGCCCGGAAGGCGTACGCGAACTGATACGGCTTGGAACGCTGTTTGACAAGGAGGACGGCGTTCTGGCGCTGACGCAGGAAGGGGCGCACAGCCACCGGCGGATTCTGCATGCGAATGGAGACGCAACCGGGTATGAAATTGTGCGCGCGTTGGTGCAGCAGGTATTGGAACACCACAATATTGAGGTATGGGACGACCATTTTGTGATCGATCTGATAACCGATGACGGTGAGTGCGTTGGAGCGCTTGTACAAAAACCGAACGGAGAGCGCCTTTTTTTGAAGGGGGATGCGACGGTCCTCTGCTCCGGCGGAGCGGGTCAATTGTACCGCTATACAACCAATCCCGAGATTGCGACGGGCGACGGAGTAGCAATCGCATACCGGGCGGGCGCACATATCCGGGATATGGAATTTATTCAATTCCACCCGACGGCGCTCAGTTACCCCGGCGCTCCCCGGTTTTTGATATCGGAAGCGGTGCGGGGCGAAGGGGCTGTGCTGCGCAATATCAAGGGTGAGCGCTTTATGGAGAAATACCATGAGCTGCTTGAGCTGGCGCCCCGCGACGTTGTGGCCCGGGCGATTGTCAGCGAGATGGAAGAAACGAAATCGACCTTTGTCTATTTGGATATCACCCATGAATCCGCGGATATGGTGAAGCATCGGTTCCCGACGATATATAAGACTTGCATCGGCTACGGTTTGGACATTACAAGCGACTGGATTCCGGTCGCTCCGGCTGCCCATTATATGATGGGGGGCATCAAGACCGATCTGAATGGGGAGAGCAGCATTCCGAGGCTTTTTGCCTGTGGCGAGGTATCGTCCACGGGCGTGCACGGCGCAAACCGGCTGGCCAGCAACTCTCTTTCGGAGGCGATCGTCTTCGGGCGGCGCATTATCGAGCGGGTCCGCAGCCTGCCGAAGCTGAACAAGACGCATATATCCGCGGGCTGTGATCAGGGGCGTCAGGAGCATCCGACACAGGCTATGGTGGAGCGCCGCCTGAAGCTGCAGAAGATCATGGTACGCTATGTCGGACTGCGGCGGAATGAAGAGATGCTGCTCAAAGGACTTGAAGAGTTGAACCGTCAGCTGCCGATTTTTGGAGGAGCGCTGACCAAACGTGAAGATTATGAATTCGCCAACATGCTGATCTGCAGCCTGCTTGTTACGGAATCGGCGCTGGCGCGCGAGGAGAGCAGGGGGGCTCATTACCGGGAAGATTTTCCGCAGCGGGATGATGAGTATTGGCGTAAGCATTTGCTCCAGATTCGCGAGCTGGGCATAGTGGAGGAGACAAGCGATGATGTTTAA
- the nadA gene encoding quinolinate synthase NadA yields the protein MEALALERKQEQNRELRERLEHLKKERNAIILAHYYQRDEIQEVADFRGDSFLLAQKAAATDAEVIVFCGVHFMGESAKILAPDKTVLIPDERAGCPMADMVNVDGLRKLKAKHPNAKVVTYINSSAEIKAETDICCTSANAVRVIESLDAEEIIWVPDKNLGHYVQEKTGKKLIIWEGYCNTHDMLTVKDVVEMKAKYPNAQFVVHPECRPEVVAMGDFVGSTTAIIDYCKKSDVQEFIVGTEDGTGYQLRKDSPDKDFHFASKFLVCPNMKVNNLKKLVKCLETMKPQIYVPPAVADKARKSLERMLQVR from the coding sequence GTGGAAGCTCTGGCGCTGGAGCGCAAGCAAGAACAGAACCGTGAACTGCGTGAACGTCTTGAACATCTGAAGAAGGAACGGAATGCTATCATCTTGGCTCATTATTACCAGCGCGATGAAATTCAGGAAGTTGCCGATTTCCGGGGGGACTCTTTTTTATTGGCTCAAAAGGCCGCGGCGACAGATGCGGAAGTCATTGTGTTCTGCGGCGTTCACTTTATGGGTGAAAGCGCCAAAATTTTGGCGCCTGACAAGACGGTCCTTATTCCCGACGAGCGCGCCGGCTGTCCTATGGCCGATATGGTCAACGTGGACGGTCTTCGCAAGCTGAAAGCGAAGCATCCGAACGCCAAAGTGGTCACCTACATCAACTCCTCTGCCGAAATCAAAGCGGAGACGGATATATGTTGTACTTCCGCCAATGCCGTTCGGGTTATCGAGTCGCTGGATGCGGAAGAAATCATCTGGGTTCCGGATAAGAACCTGGGCCACTACGTTCAGGAGAAAACCGGCAAGAAGCTGATCATTTGGGAAGGTTACTGCAATACCCATGATATGCTTACGGTCAAGGATGTTGTGGAAATGAAGGCCAAGTATCCGAATGCCCAGTTTGTCGTTCACCCCGAGTGCCGACCGGAAGTCGTGGCTATGGGCGACTTTGTCGGCAGCACTACCGCCATTATCGATTACTGCAAGAAATCGGACGTTCAGGAATTTATCGTGGGGACCGAGGACGGCACAGGCTATCAGCTGCGCAAGGACAGTCCCGATAAAGACTTCCATTTTGCCTCCAAGTTCCTGGTATGCCCTAATATGAAAGTCAACAATCTCAAAAAATTGGTAAAATGCCTGGAGACGATGAAGCCGCAGATTTATGTGCCGCCCGCTGTCGCAGACAAAGCCAGAAAATCCCTAGAGCGCATGCTACAAGTCCGGTAG
- the ftsH gene encoding ATP-dependent zinc metalloprotease FtsH, producing MNRFIRNSGFYLILFLVVVGIVQFVSNGNEAADFPRYDQLRQELKSNNVKDLTVQFEGNAFNVTGAYKQKPGWAKSESFSTYIPPTDAAINELADASQANNIPFTQKKMEGDSIWLTFLSSIIPLVIMFILFFFLFNQAQGGGGKVMNFGKSKARLYNEEKKRVTFEDVAGADEEKQELVEVVEFLKDPRKFAAVGARIPKGVLLVGPPGTGKTLLARAVAGEAGVPFFSISGSDFVEMFVGVGASRVRDLFENAKKNAPCIIFIDEIDAVGRQRGAGLGGGHDEREQTLNQLLVEMDGFGGNEGIIIVAATNRADILDPALLRPGRFDRQITVDRPDVKGREAVLKVHSRNKPLTKDVKLDVIAKRTTGFTGADLENLLNEAALLAARRNRKDISMREVDEAIDRVIVGTEKRSRVISDREKRIVAYHEAGHTIAGYFLEHADMVHKVTIIPRGRAGGYVIMLPKEDRMLVTKQELLDKVTGLLGGRVAEEMFIGEIGTGAYSDFQQATRIVRSMIMEYGMSEKLGPMQFGTSQGQVFLGRDIGHEQNYSDSIAYEIDQEMQRFITDCYDRCKALLKEHAKEMHLIAGTLLEKETLELEQIKELIEQGYLTEDGKPADSVANETADPVIDSIGDVKVRIQGKSEEPHATLGDSPKDIPNNPQQGGEDGNDDGKGGGASLS from the coding sequence ATGAATCGGTTCATCCGAAATTCTGGTTTTTATTTGATTTTATTTCTAGTCGTGGTGGGCATTGTCCAATTCGTCAGCAATGGAAATGAAGCCGCCGATTTCCCTAGATATGACCAGCTACGGCAGGAGCTTAAGAGTAACAATGTGAAGGATTTGACGGTTCAGTTCGAAGGCAATGCCTTTAATGTAACCGGCGCTTATAAACAGAAGCCGGGATGGGCTAAATCGGAAAGCTTCTCCACATACATTCCTCCTACGGACGCGGCCATTAATGAATTGGCTGATGCCAGTCAGGCTAACAACATTCCGTTCACCCAGAAGAAAATGGAGGGCGACAGCATCTGGCTGACCTTCCTTTCCTCGATCATACCGCTTGTCATTATGTTTATCCTGTTCTTCTTCCTGTTCAATCAGGCGCAGGGCGGCGGCGGCAAGGTGATGAATTTCGGCAAGAGCAAAGCACGTCTTTACAATGAAGAGAAGAAGCGGGTCACCTTTGAAGATGTAGCCGGAGCCGACGAAGAGAAGCAAGAGCTTGTCGAAGTCGTCGAGTTCCTGAAAGATCCCCGTAAATTCGCCGCCGTTGGCGCGCGCATTCCTAAAGGGGTGTTGCTAGTAGGTCCTCCCGGTACCGGTAAAACATTGCTTGCCCGCGCTGTAGCGGGGGAAGCGGGCGTTCCGTTCTTCAGCATCTCCGGTTCCGACTTTGTGGAAATGTTCGTCGGTGTCGGCGCTTCGCGGGTACGCGACCTGTTCGAGAACGCGAAGAAGAACGCGCCTTGTATCATTTTTATCGATGAAATCGACGCCGTCGGCCGCCAGCGCGGCGCCGGGCTTGGCGGCGGGCATGACGAGCGCGAACAGACGCTCAACCAGTTGCTCGTCGAGATGGACGGATTCGGCGGCAATGAAGGCATTATCATCGTCGCGGCTACCAACCGCGCCGACATCCTCGATCCCGCCCTGCTTCGTCCGGGACGCTTTGACCGTCAGATTACGGTTGACCGCCCTGACGTGAAAGGCCGCGAGGCCGTACTTAAGGTCCATTCCCGCAACAAGCCGCTGACCAAGGACGTGAAGCTTGACGTCATCGCCAAGCGCACAACCGGTTTCACCGGCGCGGATCTGGAGAATTTGCTGAACGAAGCGGCGCTGCTCGCCGCCCGCCGCAACCGCAAGGATATCTCCATGCGGGAAGTGGATGAGGCCATCGACCGCGTCATCGTCGGCACCGAGAAGCGCAGCCGTGTAATCAGCGACCGCGAGAAACGGATCGTCGCTTACCACGAAGCCGGCCATACGATTGCCGGATACTTCCTGGAACACGCCGATATGGTTCACAAGGTGACGATCATCCCGCGCGGACGCGCCGGTGGATATGTCATTATGCTTCCGAAGGAAGACCGCATGCTGGTTACGAAGCAGGAGCTGCTTGATAAGGTAACCGGATTGCTCGGCGGCCGGGTAGCCGAGGAAATGTTCATCGGCGAGATCGGCACAGGCGCGTACAGTGACTTCCAGCAGGCAACGCGTATCGTGCGCAGCATGATTATGGAATACGGCATGAGCGAGAAGCTCGGACCGATGCAGTTCGGCACATCCCAAGGCCAAGTATTCTTGGGCCGGGATATCGGACACGAGCAGAATTACAGCGACTCGATCGCTTACGAAATCGACCAGGAAATGCAGCGGTTTATCACGGATTGCTATGACCGATGCAAAGCGCTGTTGAAAGAGCACGCGAAGGAAATGCACCTGATCGCCGGTACACTGCTGGAGAAAGAGACGCTGGAGCTTGAACAGATCAAAGAGCTGATTGAGCAGGGCTATCTGACTGAAGACGGCAAGCCGGCGGATAGCGTGGCGAATGAAACCGCAGATCCGGTTATCGATTCAATCGGCGACGTAAAAGTGCGCATTCAGGGCAAATCCGAAGAGCCTCATGCTACTTTGGGCGATTCGCCCAAAGACATTCCGAACAATCCGCAGCAAGGCGGGGAGGACGGAAATGACGACGGCAAGGGCGGCGGAGCAAGCCTGAGCTAA
- a CDS encoding type III pantothenate kinase — translation MMLAVDIGNTNIVLGVYRQRELLHHFRLSTGRQSTADEYGIMIYNLFNMSGLSVKNVEGVIISSVVPPLVHVIVEMCVKYIGKEPLVVGPGIKTGLNLRYENPREVGADRIVNAVAAIERYQCPLVVVDFGTATTFDCIDGSANYLGGAIVPGIGISTEALYQRASKLPRIELEKPKKVIGRNTVHAMQAGIIFGYAGQVEGIVRRIKAEMNAPELKVIATGGLAPLIAGETECIDEVNSMLTLEGLRIIYARNQ, via the coding sequence ATGATGCTGGCCGTGGATATCGGCAATACGAATATTGTGCTTGGGGTTTACCGGCAGCGGGAACTCCTGCACCATTTCCGGCTTAGCACGGGGCGTCAATCGACCGCGGATGAATACGGGATTATGATTTACAACTTGTTTAATATGTCGGGTCTTTCCGTGAAAAATGTGGAAGGAGTGATCATTTCTTCCGTCGTTCCTCCGCTGGTGCACGTGATCGTGGAGATGTGCGTGAAATATATCGGCAAAGAGCCGCTGGTAGTGGGGCCCGGAATCAAGACCGGGCTCAATCTGCGTTATGAGAACCCCCGGGAAGTCGGCGCGGACCGGATTGTGAACGCCGTGGCCGCCATTGAGCGCTATCAATGTCCGCTCGTCGTTGTCGACTTCGGAACCGCCACGACGTTCGACTGTATCGACGGCAGCGCCAATTATCTTGGAGGCGCCATCGTGCCGGGCATCGGAATATCTACAGAGGCGTTATATCAGAGAGCATCCAAGCTCCCCAGAATCGAGCTGGAGAAGCCCAAGAAAGTCATCGGCCGGAATACCGTGCATGCGATGCAGGCCGGTATTATTTTCGGCTATGCCGGACAGGTTGAAGGGATTGTAAGGCGAATCAAGGCCGAGATGAACGCTCCCGAACTGAAGGTTATCGCGACAGGCGGACTGGCGCCGCTGATTGCGGGCGAGACGGAGTGCATTGACGAGGTCAATTCGATGCTTACGCTGGAAGGACTGCGCATCATTTACGCTCGCAATCAATAA
- the nadC gene encoding carboxylating nicotinate-nucleotide diphosphorylase yields MMFNGYNEQLVQSIKNWLKEDVGSGDVTTLTTIAPGHQSKGIIHAKEEGVVCGIPVAELVFEVVDPNLSFTALVKEGERVAKGTVLAEVEGSTHAILTGERLALNLMQRLSGVATRTASFVQALEGLPARLVDTRKTTPGHRILEKYAVRIGGGANHRFGLYDAVMIKDNHIKGAGGIQKAVSRARANIPHTMTIEVEAESLEQVEEALAAGADIIMLDNMSLALMKEAVRRIKTKAPHVKTEASGNVSLETVRGIAETGVDVISVGRLTYSFSSLDISLDLNAKKEGALS; encoded by the coding sequence ATGATGTTTAACGGTTACAATGAACAACTGGTGCAATCGATCAAGAATTGGCTAAAAGAAGATGTCGGCTCCGGAGATGTGACGACGCTGACGACGATTGCGCCCGGACATCAGTCCAAGGGTATTATTCATGCAAAAGAAGAAGGCGTGGTATGCGGCATTCCCGTCGCGGAGCTGGTGTTCGAGGTTGTCGACCCAAACCTGTCCTTCACTGCACTGGTGAAGGAAGGAGAACGGGTGGCAAAAGGAACCGTGCTCGCGGAGGTCGAGGGCAGCACTCATGCGATTTTGACCGGAGAGCGACTTGCTCTGAATTTGATGCAGCGGCTCTCGGGTGTGGCTACGCGGACGGCTTCGTTCGTGCAGGCGCTCGAAGGGCTGCCAGCGAGGCTGGTCGACACGCGTAAGACAACGCCGGGACACCGGATACTGGAGAAATACGCCGTACGCATCGGCGGCGGCGCCAATCACCGGTTCGGCTTATACGATGCCGTAATGATTAAAGATAACCATATCAAGGGGGCCGGCGGCATTCAGAAGGCCGTCAGCAGAGCCCGTGCCAATATTCCGCATACGATGACAATTGAAGTTGAGGCCGAAAGCCTGGAACAGGTAGAGGAAGCGCTGGCAGCAGGCGCGGATATTATTATGCTGGATAATATGTCGCTTGCATTAATGAAAGAGGCCGTGCGCAGAATTAAGACGAAGGCGCCGCATGTGAAGACAGAAGCCTCGGGCAATGTGTCGCTGGAAACGGTTCGCGGCATCGCCGAAACAGGCGTTGATGTGATTTCCGTCGGACGGCTCACCTATTCTTTTTCCAGTTTGGATATCAGTCTGGATCTGAATGCGAAGAAGGAGGGCGCTTTGTCATGA
- the hpt gene encoding hypoxanthine phosphoribosyltransferase, whose protein sequence is MQNDIQEILISEEEIQERVKELGAKLSDVYEGRNPLVICVLKGAFIFMADLVKVITVPVEMDFMAVSSYGATTKSSGVVKIIKDLDVPVDGRHVLIVEDIIDSGLTLSYLIELLRNRNAASISVVTLFDKPAGRTVSLEADYTGFVIPDEFIVGYGLDYAEKYRNLPYIGVLKPEIYSK, encoded by the coding sequence TTGCAGAACGACATTCAGGAAATTTTGATCAGCGAAGAAGAAATTCAGGAAAGAGTCAAAGAGCTTGGCGCCAAGCTGAGCGATGTATACGAGGGACGCAACCCTTTGGTCATTTGCGTGCTGAAAGGCGCGTTTATTTTTATGGCCGATTTGGTTAAAGTCATAACAGTACCGGTCGAAATGGATTTTATGGCCGTATCCAGCTACGGAGCGACAACCAAGTCTTCGGGTGTTGTCAAAATCATCAAGGATTTGGACGTTCCGGTCGATGGCCGCCATGTGCTGATTGTCGAGGATATTATCGACAGCGGACTTACGCTGAGCTATCTGATTGAGCTGCTCCGCAATCGCAACGCTGCTTCAATTTCCGTCGTGACCTTGTTCGATAAACCGGCGGGCCGTACCGTAAGCCTTGAGGCGGATTACACCGGTTTTGTCATCCCCGACGAGTTTATTGTGGGATACGGACTGGACTATGCCGAGAAGTATCGGAATCTCCCTTATATCGGGGTATTGAAGCCGGAGATTTACTCTAAATAA
- the hslO gene encoding Hsp33 family molecular chaperone HslO codes for MQNKKDRLVRGTALDGRVRAFAVRTTELTAELQRRHDMYPTATAALGRTVTAAAMMGAMLKGREMINIQVKGNGPIGQIVAEANAEGEVRGYVQNPHVHLPSNSLGKLDVAGAVGTEGFIHVIKDLGLKEPYRGSVPIVSGELGDDFTYYFAVSEQTNSAVGLGVLVEADNSVKVAGGFIIQLLPGLSDEEITEIEKNLSSTPSVTALLDQGMEPEEMLRQILPDTEVLDEMAITFKCHCSRERVEQTLVSLGRYELEQIIEDDGKAEVVCHFCNEAYSFNKTELQEILNQAK; via the coding sequence ATGCAGAATAAAAAGGACCGGTTGGTTCGGGGAACGGCACTCGACGGCAGGGTACGGGCTTTTGCGGTTCGTACAACAGAACTTACAGCAGAGCTGCAGCGCAGACATGATATGTATCCGACGGCAACGGCAGCACTCGGACGCACGGTTACCGCAGCCGCCATGATGGGAGCCATGCTCAAGGGCAGGGAAATGATCAATATACAGGTCAAAGGAAACGGTCCGATCGGGCAAATTGTCGCAGAGGCAAATGCAGAAGGGGAAGTCCGCGGCTATGTCCAGAATCCTCATGTTCATCTGCCAAGCAACAGTTTAGGCAAGCTGGACGTGGCGGGAGCAGTTGGAACCGAGGGCTTTATCCATGTGATTAAGGATCTCGGCCTGAAAGAGCCTTACCGCGGCAGTGTGCCGATTGTTTCCGGCGAGCTTGGCGACGATTTCACGTATTACTTTGCCGTGTCGGAGCAGACGAATTCCGCGGTCGGGCTCGGCGTGCTGGTCGAAGCGGACAACAGCGTCAAGGTGGCGGGCGGTTTTATTATTCAGCTGCTGCCGGGTCTGAGCGATGAGGAGATTACGGAAATCGAAAAAAACTTAAGTTCGACCCCTTCGGTCACGGCACTGCTGGATCAGGGAATGGAACCGGAGGAAATGCTGCGCCAAATTTTGCCGGATACGGAAGTGCTGGACGAAATGGCGATCACGTTTAAATGTCATTGCTCCCGCGAACGGGTGGAGCAGACCCTGGTAAGCCTGGGCAGATATGAACTGGAGCAGATCATCGAGGATGACGGCAAGGCAGAAGTGGTATGCCACTTCTGTAATGAAGCCTACTCTTTCAACAAGACCGAACTGCAGGAAATTCTCAATCAAGCGAAATAG
- the tilS gene encoding tRNA lysidine(34) synthetase TilS, with amino-acid sequence MAIWNELLESVMDAAAEHGLWEPGDAIVVAVSGGPDSVALLHVLHEISVSRIPLTLICAHVNHGFRAESAQEAELVRSMAEELGIPFELAEFDIPSFMKESGLGPQEAAREKRYQFLINTAQSRGARSVALAHHADDQAETVLMRLLRGSGLSGLAGMRFKRTEKNVELIRPFLRINKAAIVEACRQRGYRYAEDPSNGLTKYKRNAVRLEVLPFLARYSPRLGRSLTQLAEIASAEDDFMEEAAARCFAGNVRQEQGKCTLDRADFAAIPSALQRRLIKLILNYLSADTPEIDFPKVESVRRGILQDMPTAWSLDLGRGLTCIRQYNTIYFLSAPLDHQASYVYRLSSPQPRIELGEIGKAITMTLAERENEAVQRGEGGKLLARFDYKELVFPLTIRTRLPGDTIKVMGLNGSKKVKDIYIDDKIPSTERSRIPIVCDGLGNIVWIPGVRRSVHAPVGNHTDSVLLLSIEDL; translated from the coding sequence ATGGCCATATGGAATGAACTGTTGGAGTCGGTGATGGACGCTGCAGCCGAACACGGGCTGTGGGAGCCCGGAGACGCCATTGTAGTCGCAGTGTCCGGAGGGCCGGATTCTGTGGCTCTTTTGCATGTTTTGCATGAAATATCCGTGAGCCGGATACCGCTCACGCTGATTTGCGCCCATGTGAACCACGGGTTCCGCGCGGAGTCGGCTCAGGAGGCTGAGCTTGTGCGCAGCATGGCTGAAGAGCTCGGAATCCCTTTTGAACTCGCCGAGTTCGATATTCCTTCTTTTATGAAGGAAAGCGGCCTCGGTCCGCAGGAAGCGGCAAGGGAGAAGCGTTACCAATTCCTGATTAATACGGCGCAAAGCCGGGGCGCCCGTTCCGTTGCTCTGGCTCATCATGCCGACGACCAGGCCGAGACGGTTCTGATGCGGCTGCTGCGCGGCAGCGGGCTGTCGGGGCTTGCCGGGATGCGCTTTAAAAGAACCGAAAAAAACGTGGAACTTATCCGCCCCTTCCTTCGTATTAACAAGGCGGCGATCGTGGAGGCATGCCGGCAGAGAGGCTACCGCTATGCCGAAGATCCCAGCAATGGACTGACGAAGTACAAGCGTAACGCGGTCAGGCTGGAGGTGCTTCCTTTTCTGGCTCGCTACAGTCCGAGACTGGGCCGTTCGCTTACGCAGCTGGCGGAAATCGCCAGCGCCGAGGATGATTTTATGGAAGAGGCGGCCGCCAGATGCTTTGCCGGGAACGTCCGGCAGGAACAGGGCAAATGCACCCTGGACAGAGCGGATTTTGCCGCCATACCCTCCGCTTTACAACGGCGTTTGATTAAACTAATATTAAATTATCTGTCGGCGGATACGCCGGAAATCGATTTTCCGAAGGTTGAATCCGTGAGGCGGGGAATATTGCAAGATATGCCCACCGCCTGGAGTCTAGATTTGGGCCGCGGCCTAACCTGTATACGGCAGTATAACACCATTTATTTTTTATCCGCTCCTTTGGATCATCAGGCAAGCTACGTTTATCGCTTATCTTCGCCGCAGCCCCGGATCGAACTGGGCGAGATCGGCAAGGCGATCACGATGACGCTCGCAGAGAGAGAGAATGAGGCGGTCCAGAGGGGAGAGGGCGGCAAGCTGTTGGCCCGGTTCGACTATAAAGAGCTGGTCTTCCCGCTGACGATTCGTACCAGATTGCCTGGAGATACCATAAAGGTCATGGGATTAAACGGAAGCAAAAAGGTAAAAGATATTTACATTGATGACAAAATACCTTCTACCGAACGTTCACGCATTCCCATTGTGTGCGACGGTTTGGGCAATATTGTCTGGATTCCGGGCGTTCGACGCTCGGTCCATGCCCCCGTCGGGAATCATACGGATTCGGTTCTGCTGCTGTCGATTGAAGACCTGTAG